A window from Plasmodium relictum strain SGS1 genome assembly, chromosome: 7 encodes these proteins:
- the ATG3 gene encoding autophagy-related protein 3, putative: MSDQLNVKHKIADTYRKLYSYFKPISSTSSFIKNGTLTPTEFVDAGDFLVHKFKTWEWQEADIDRAVSYLPEGKQFLITRNVPCKQRLKDLNHIMNDLKIVENEWIHPSYEEDNNATDINEYLYNVPLCASKSREEKHYDNDDDAIDINNFDIEDSILKENDPASVDNSSHYFRNIQNGNTMKIRTYDVSITYDKYYQTPRIWLFGYNENGNPLNSEEIFEDVLADYSYKTVTYDPHPCTGVMTASIHPCRHADAMLKIIKNWINDGKEPRHDLYLLFLLKFISGVIPSIEYDFTADIEIPRDN; this comes from the exons tattcGTATTTTAAGCCTATTTCAAGTActtcttcatttattaaaaatg gaACATTAACACCAACAGAATTTGTTGATGCAGGAGATTTTTTAGTTCATAAGTTTAAAACATGGGAatg GCAAGAAGCAGACATAGATAGAGCTGTTTCTTATTTACCAGAAGGAAAACAATTTTTGATTACTAGAAACGTTCCTTGTAAACAAAGATTAAAAGACTTAAATCATATTATGAATGATTTA aaaattgTAGAAAATGAATGGATACATCCTAGTTATGAAGAAGACAATAATGCTACAGATATAAATGAAT actTATATAATGTACCTTTATGTGCAAGTAAATCAAGAgaagaaaaa cACTATGATAATGATGACGATGCtattgatataaataatttcgaCATAGAAGATAGTAttttaaaa GAAAATGATCCTGCGTCTGTTGATAATTCAAGTCACTATTTTAGAAATATACAAAATGGCA aTACTATGAAAATACGTACATATGATGTTAGTATAACTTACGATAAATATTATCAAACTCCTCGGATATGGCTATTTGGATATAATGAA aatggAAATCCTTTAAATTCTGAAGAAATTTTTGAAGACGTTTTGGCAGACTATAGTTACAAAACAGTCACT tATGATCCACACCCATGTACAGGAGTTATGACTGCGTCTATTCATCCATGCAG ACATGCGGATGCTATgttgaaaattataaaaaattggaTAAACGATGGAAAAGAACCTAg acACGATTTATATCTATTATTTCTACTGAAATTTATTTCTGGAGTAATACCATCTATTGAATACGATTTTACAGCAGATATAGAAATACCAAGggataattaa